In the genome of Pseudomonas putida, one region contains:
- a CDS encoding recombinase family protein produces MLIGYARVSKADGSQSLDLQHDALRAAGVERDNIYDDLASGGRDDRPGLTACLKSLRDGDVLVVWKLDRLGRSLAHLVNTVKELSDRKIGLRVLTEKGAQIDTTTASGRMVFGIFATLAEFERDLIRERTMAGLASARARGRKGGRKFALTKAQVRLAQAAMAQRDTSVSDLCKELGIERVTLYRYVGPKGELRDHGKHVLGLA; encoded by the coding sequence ATGCTGATCGGATATGCCCGCGTCTCCAAAGCCGATGGCTCGCAGTCTCTCGACCTGCAGCACGACGCCTTGCGCGCCGCAGGTGTCGAACGGGACAATATCTATGATGATCTTGCTTCCGGCGGTCGTGATGATCGCCCTGGTTTGACCGCTTGCCTCAAGTCATTGCGTGACGGCGATGTGCTGGTGGTCTGGAAGCTCGATCGCCTCGGACGATCGCTTGCCCATCTGGTCAACACGGTGAAGGAGCTGTCAGACCGCAAGATCGGCCTGCGGGTTCTGACTGAAAAGGGCGCTCAGATCGACACCACGACTGCGTCCGGTCGCATGGTGTTCGGAATCTTCGCCACCTTGGCTGAGTTCGAGCGGGATCTGATCCGAGAGCGCACCATGGCGGGTCTCGCCTCCGCGAGAGCGCGCGGTCGCAAGGGCGGACGAAAATTCGCGCTCACCAAAGCTCAGGTGCGTCTCGCGCAAGCCGCCATGGCCCAGCGCGATACTTCAGTTTCCGATCTCTGCAAGGAACTTGGCATCGAGCGCGTCACTCTCTACCGGTACGTCGGCCCCAAAGGCGAGCTCAGAGACCATGGAAAGCATGTTCTTGGCCTTGCATAG